The proteins below come from a single Stomoxys calcitrans chromosome 1, idStoCalc2.1, whole genome shotgun sequence genomic window:
- the LOC106085511 gene encoding serine/threonine-protein kinase RIO1, which translates to MAELHQFSDAEEDDEIPFKENLVGDFKKLTLNNEIFKNLEDQLNNSNEKDDDLKEKILPDNEGEAEFEDEDVDFDNDYEEGEDYADDYYYEENYAGFQKQNAHNQHLSINSNSVGCGGVVSGSAQKRPQRVNSFQPNEKLFTRYSARINVEKYDPTTNMSAQAANRLVSFGSKQDNKVKIRDKHDRATAEQVMDPRTRMILFKLLNRGLIREINGCISTGKEANVYHAVARDSEDEFAIKIYKTSILVFKDRDKYVSGEFRFRHGYCRSNPRKMVRTWAEKEMRNYLRMFNASVPVPEPILLRSHVLVMRFCGKNGWPSPKLKDVELTTSKARELYRDCVVLMWKIYNKCRLVHADLSEFNILVQDGQLIIIDVSQSVEHDHPHAFDFLRKDCTNVSEFFRKKSVATMTVKELFDFITDQTITEENMEVCLEKISEKIKDRDFEAITAQEEIDEAVWQQTFIPKRLDEVRYFERDVEKAKKGEKQNLIYGKITGLNENLEVQKKPAILTEKELKENETNLKKTSEKNLQSSVDEGDEEEKISNDDDGDDCDDEDDDSNFKNSARPRDESPESKKARKKAVKEAQAEKRKVKIKKHIKKRKEKVTSGKK; encoded by the exons ATGGCCGAGTTACATCAATTCAGTGATGCAGAAGAAGACGACGAAATACCCTTCAAA GAAAATTTGGTGGGTGATTTTAAAAAACTCACCTTAAATAAcgaaatattcaaaaatttggAAGACCAATTAAATAATTCAAACGAAAAAGATGACGatttaaaggaaaaaatattGCCAGACAATGAAGGAGAAGCCGAGTTTGAAGATGAAGATGTAGATTTCGATAATGACTATGAGGAAGGAGAGGACTATGCCGATGACTATTATTATGAGGAAAACTATGCTGGCTTCCAGAAACAAAATGCCCACAATCAGCATTTGTCTATAAACTCCAATAGCGTGGGTTGCGGCGGTGTAGTTAGTGGCTCTGCTCAAAAACGGCCACAACGTGTCAACAGCTTCCAGCCCAATGAAAAGTTATTTACACGTTATTCGGCTAGAATCAATGTGGAGAAATACGATCCAACCACTAACATGTCAGCCCAGGCAGCTAATCGTTTGGTTTCCTTTGGCTCCAAGCAGGATAATAAAGTGAAAATTCGTGATAAGCATGATCGTGCCACTGCCGAACAGGTTATGGATCCTCGTACACGCATGATCCTGTTTAAGCTACTTAATCGTGGTTTGATACGGGAAATAAATGGCTGCATCTCTACGGGTAAAGAAGCCAATGTGTATCATGCTGTGGCTCGTGATTCCGAGGATGAATTTGccattaaaatttacaaaacttCGATATTGGTTTTTAAAGATCGTGACAAATATGTCAGCGGCGAATTTCGTTTTCGCCATGGCTACTGCCGCAGCAATCCACGTAAAATGGTAAGAACCTGGGCCGAAAAGGAAATGAGAAACTATTTGAGAATGTTTAATGCCAGTGTTCCTGTGCCAGAACCTATTCTATTGAGGTCTCATGTGCTGGTAATGCGTTTCTGTGGCAAAAATGGTTGGCCTTCGCCAAAACTAAAGGATGTGGAATTAACAACTTCCAAGGCTCGCGAATTATATCGCGATTGTGTAGTGCTGATGTGGAAAATCTATAACAAATGTCGCCTGGTGCATGCGGATCTGTCCGAATTCAATATTCTGGTGCAAGATGGCCAATTGATTATCATCGATGTGTCACAGTCGGTGGAACATGACCATCCCCATGCATTTGATTTCTTGCGCAAGGATTGCACCAATGTTTCGGAATTTTTCCGTAAGAAGTCTGTGGCCACTATGACCGTTAAGGAATTGTTTGATTTTATAACAGATCAAACAATAACCGAAGAAAACATGGAGGTGTGCTTGGAAAAAATATCAGAGAAAATCAAAGATCGAGATTTCGAGGCCATTACAGCTCAAGAGGAAATTGATGAGGCTGTTTGGCAGCAGACATTTATTCCTAAACGTTTGGATGAGGTGCGTTACTTTGAACGGGATGTGGAGAAAGCCAAAAAGGGGGAGAAACAAAATTTGATTTACGGCAAAATTACCGGCCTTAATGAGAACTTGGAAGTGCAAAAGAAGCCTGCAATACTCACAGAAAAAGAGCTTAAAGAGAATGAGACCAATCTTAAGAAAACATCTGAGAAAAATTTGCAAAGCTCTGTTGATGAAGGCGATGAagaggaaaaaatttcaaatgacgACGATGGTGATGATTGTGATGACGAAGATGATGattctaattttaaaaattcagcaAGACCCCGTGATGAGTCCCCCGAGAGCAAAAAAGCCCGCAAGAAGGCTGTTAAAGAAGCTCAAGCTGAGAAGCGGAAAGTGAAAATAAAGAAACACATAAAAAAACGTAAAGAAAAAGTTACCAGTGGCAAGAAGTAA